Below is a genomic region from Telmatobacter sp. DSM 110680.
GGCCCAGAGCTTTGCTTCCCTGCCCACTGCAACTGCCGGCATGAGGGCGATGGATGACTCGTTCAACTATCCCCTCAGCCTGCTGCTGGCTCGGCTCAAGGCTCTTCAGGGTGAAGCGGGCAACTTCACCACCGTGTCCGGACGACTGCTGGACATCCTGGCGCACGAGACCAGGTCCCTTCCCGGCCGTGCAAATAACACGCCCGCGCGCGCGGGAGGGACCGGAGCCTCTGCTCACCATCAGGTCATCTGGTCATCAGGTCGCCAGGCCATCCGGCTGGCCCGGTGGTTCCGGGGCATAGACCATATATATAGTTAGGCCGGAATGTTGTTCCTTGTGACCCTGGGTCTGTAGGGAATCGTCCTCGGTATATTCCTGCTCTTCATCCCGGTTGTCTGGGATCAGGATCAGGTTCATGGACGGTGTCCTTCCTGATCGAGAAGACACGTTCTCCGGGGCAGGGTCAGGGTCACGGTCAGGGAACGAATGAGAAAGAAACGACCCTGTTTGTTGAGCCGCGCGGCCCCGAATCAGCTCCAACAATCTCCCGGACAAAATCACACAAACAGGGTGGGGGGAACATGTTCCCCCACAAGAGCACTGTGCGTTCAGGACCAGTTTCCGGGTAAATCGAAGTCACTAGTATTACAAAATCTCGATTCTTCCCCGACAGGCGTCACTTACTTACCAGTTTCCTGGCCGCCTTTTTCCTGCCACGGCGCTCCCGCTTCTCCGGCGCGGGCGCTTCCCAGAAGGTGAATCGCCACTCCTCCTCGGCCGCCGACTCAGCTCCGAACAGTTGCTTCCATCCCTCCCGGGTCAGTTCCCACTCCACCGTCCACGGATTCATCGGCTCGTCATCGAGCAGCTCCCAGTGACGGCTCAGCTTTTTCACTCGCGTCAGCTTGCCACCGGCGAACTCCACTGCCTCGTCCCGCGCTAATGCCTGATTCATCGCCTTGAACAACAAGTTCAACACCTGCACTGAGCGGCGGCGCGACAGGCCTATCTCGACGAGCTTCTTTTCGAGGTACTTCCTGCCCCCAAGGTTCTTGCCCTCGCTCTTCATCCATGGCGACTTGCTCACTCTTCAAGAATCGGCAGCCAACACTGCATCGCGCCGTGAGTACGATCACAACAGTCAAGAATGTTTTGTCTGCATCGGTGGCGCCTGTTCCCATTCCTGACCCCTGTAAACAAGACTTTATCGGGGGTTAGGAATTATTCATTGCAGCAGAGGATTTCCGCGCTCTGCAAAGCGCGGAGGACAGCCCTCAGCGCTACGGACTCTTCATCTATTTGCTCTTTTGCTTTGTTGCCCAGCTGGCTGCGAGTTTCCTCGTTGAGCGAAGTACCGTAACACTCGCAATTATGCCACGATGCTTCGCATCCGGGTCGAAGGCGGTCAAAGGCATGGTCGGATATGAGATTATTCCGATCACGGGACATCTCTGCATAAATGAGCGAATTCAAAGAAGGGCTTTACGACCAACTCGTCACGCAACGGATCCGCGAGATCCTCAGGGTTCAGGCAACAACAGGTCTAAAGTCGGCTGTCGATGATCTTGAAGAAGCCGACTATCCTGACTATCTCGCTCGCCATGTAATCCGACAGATCAAGGCCGCACTTCGAGGGCTACCTGCTGAAGACCGCAAGCAGCGGCAGATTCAGCTGGCAAACGCGCTCCTCGATTTCATCCGCGATCGCGGGGCATCGTCCGAGACAGACTTGGTCGATACACCAGGCCAAATTCTCCACGCCATCTACGCGGGTGCGTCCGCACCCCGACCTCCGACTACACCCTTGAGTGCCACAAGCCTGCTGATGAATTCGATAGATGAACCGCGACTTGGATTTGAACTCGAGCGCGAGATGACCACGGCTGACCGGGTTTTGATGGTCGTGAGTTTTGTTCAATGGCGTGGCTGGCAACGTCTGAAGAGCGCTTTCCAAGCGCTTGCAGAGCAGAATGTTTCAATCCGCATCCTCACTACGACCTATATCGGAGCCACTGACTTCCGCGCAATTCAGGAAATCGCGCAATTGCCAAATGTTGAGTTGCGAATCTCGCTTGATGGGCGACGACGCCGTCTGCATGCAAAGGCTTGGCTCTTTCAGCGGAATAATGGGTTCAGTAGTGTTTACGTTGGTTCCGCAAACCTATCTGGGCCTGCGTTGGAAGATGGAGTTGAATGGACGGTGAAGCTGAGTGAAGTTGAAGCACCACATATTATTGAGCGTTTTCGTGGCGCTTTCGATTCGCTTTGGTGCGACGAGGAATTTGAACATTTCCGTCCCGATGATGAGGACATCTGTCGGCGCGTGAAGCTATCTCTCGATCAAGCGCGCAGAGGGCCCGGGCAACACGGTTCTGGGTCCCCAGTATTCTTCGATCTACGGCCTCATTCCTATCAACAAGCTACGCTTGATCAACTTGAGGCGGAGCGAATCGATAAAGGCCATTTCCGCAATCTCGTTGTTGCTCCTACCGGTACCGGAAAGACGCTTATTGCGGCATTTGATTATGATCGCCAACCGTCTACTGGAGTGCGTCCAAAACTGCTCTTTCTGGCTCATCGAGAAGAACTACTACGCCAGGCGCGTGACAGATTTCGTCATGTGTTACGCAATGAGTCTTTCGGAGATTTGTTGCTAGGCGGAGAAGATCCCTCCAGCTTTGATCATCTCTTTGCGACAATTCAGAGTTTTCGCAGCCGAGGCCTGCTCGAAATCCTTGGCGCAGACCATTGGGAATATGCTGTCCTTGACGAAGCTCACCATGTGCCCGCAATCAGCTACAGAGAAATTGTTACTTCGCTGCGACCGCGAATTCTCTTGGGTCTTACCGCCACACCTGAGCGCATGGATGGCGAAAGCATTCTTCCGTGGTTCGATAATCGAATCGCAGATGAAATGCGACTGTGGCACGCTATAGAGCGCCAATACTTAGTGCCCTTCGACTATTACGGCGTACATGATGGCATCGACCTATCCGGGCTTTCCTGGAGCGGCGGCTCCTATGCTATCGGCGAACTGGAGCAACGGTACATCGGCAATACGCGTCGCGCGAGTCTCATCATCAGTCAGTTCTGCGAGTTCTATGGAGACCAGCGTCAGGCCCGAGCACTTGGATTCTGCGTGAGCATCTCTCACGCGGAATTCATGACCGAAGCTTTCTGTAACGCCGGAATCCCGTCAATGGCGCTGACCAGCCGTTCTTCTGACGAAGAGAGAAGCAATGCGGCATCGAAGCTGCGCAATCGTGAAATCAACGTTCTCTTCACAATCGATCTTTTCAATGAGGGCGTGGATATTCCCGAGGTCGATTGCGTCCTCTTCTTGAGACCAACGGAGAGCTCAACAGTATTCCTTCAGCAACTCGGGCGCGGACTGCGACTCGATAGTGGAAAAACCACCTGCCTTGTTCTGGACTTTATTGGGAATCAGAGACGCGAGTTTCGTTTCG
It encodes:
- a CDS encoding DUF3427 domain-containing protein — protein: MSEFKEGLYDQLVTQRIREILRVQATTGLKSAVDDLEEADYPDYLARHVIRQIKAALRGLPAEDRKQRQIQLANALLDFIRDRGASSETDLVDTPGQILHAIYAGASAPRPPTTPLSATSLLMNSIDEPRLGFELEREMTTADRVLMVVSFVQWRGWQRLKSAFQALAEQNVSIRILTTTYIGATDFRAIQEIAQLPNVELRISLDGRRRRLHAKAWLFQRNNGFSSVYVGSANLSGPALEDGVEWTVKLSEVEAPHIIERFRGAFDSLWCDEEFEHFRPDDEDICRRVKLSLDQARRGPGQHGSGSPVFFDLRPHSYQQATLDQLEAERIDKGHFRNLVVAPTGTGKTLIAAFDYDRQPSTGVRPKLLFLAHREELLRQARDRFRHVLRNESFGDLLLGGEDPSSFDHLFATIQSFRSRGLLEILGADHWEYAVLDEAHHVPAISYREIVTSLRPRILLGLTATPERMDGESILPWFDNRIADEMRLWHAIERQYLVPFDYYGVHDGIDLSGLSWSGGSYAIGELEQRYIGNTRRASLIISQFCEFYGDQRQARALGFCVSISHAEFMTEAFCNAGIPSMALTSRSSDEERSNAASKLRNREINVLFTIDLFNEGVDIPEVDCVLFLRPTESSTVFLQQLGRGLRLDSGKTTCLVLDFIGNQRREFRFDQRFLALFGGTRQQLIREMETGITRLPGNCYFRLDKEARKVVLENLKAQIQMSRARMVAELRALASQLQRRPTLIEYLTETRYELSDVYKPSIGGWYALLRESQYLSEVQTEIEYSLTKRFQFLLHIDSTRRLQFYLDQLGERRVEVEALPFLERRMVQMLTFRLLQGEARQQGSGVDTGLVRLQECDTARSEFKELCDALLDRVKLHSNESPIIDECPIFLHRRYTRDEVLVALGLPEFVGARHTQTGRFWIKELNTEVLFVTLDKSEKTFSPSTRYEDFALSPTRFHWQSQSTTGENSPTGQRYVLQQNNGAKFLLFVRPKKDDAFLFLGPLRYISHSGSRPMSIYWDLEYTMPAWFFEICASLRAA